One segment of Anatilimnocola aggregata DNA contains the following:
- a CDS encoding WD40 repeat domain-containing protein — MRTILLSVALLGCTTLQVFAAPFVPVRDPQTVAFSPSGTVVATGCSGMSDGSFPPRPHPDVRKCAVVAIWDVGTGKRLARMEMFGDLTQLAFSPDGTLLAAARLFATPDGVPMHEVRLWDATSGRVVKVLDRCHAFEFSADGEKLAVVSRSKCVIYDRNDWSKEHQIKPLGGCVSVAFPLDGTSLIGVCRETQKEGPDQYLIRKCEIATGKLVQTSQPLTQPFFRVAIAPDTVHLATGHDGGNVLIWDLVNLTPQTRLQTGVKGIAHPFFSPDGKYLAAGCQDNGDVVIWKLPSGEEAGRFTFEKGTFRTYLTRGADDTFRPEKDPARFSFNPDSSAFMVGSYGGIIRQIEGGRELMRFGD; from the coding sequence ATGCGAACCATACTTCTCTCTGTTGCCTTACTTGGCTGTACTACACTCCAAGTATTCGCAGCCCCGTTCGTGCCGGTGCGCGACCCGCAAACGGTCGCGTTTTCGCCCAGTGGCACCGTCGTGGCCACTGGTTGCTCCGGCATGTCCGATGGCAGCTTTCCGCCGCGGCCTCACCCCGATGTTCGCAAGTGCGCGGTCGTCGCCATTTGGGATGTGGGAACGGGCAAGCGCCTCGCTCGCATGGAAATGTTTGGCGACCTGACCCAACTCGCCTTTTCGCCCGATGGCACCTTGCTCGCTGCTGCCCGCTTGTTCGCCACTCCCGATGGAGTGCCGATGCACGAGGTTCGCTTGTGGGACGCCACCAGCGGCCGAGTGGTGAAAGTGCTCGACCGCTGCCATGCCTTCGAGTTTTCGGCCGACGGCGAAAAACTGGCCGTCGTCAGTCGCAGCAAGTGTGTGATCTACGACCGGAACGACTGGAGCAAAGAGCACCAGATCAAACCCCTCGGCGGCTGCGTCAGCGTGGCGTTCCCGCTCGATGGCACGTCCCTCATTGGCGTCTGCCGCGAAACGCAGAAAGAGGGGCCAGACCAATACCTGATTCGCAAATGTGAAATCGCGACCGGCAAGTTAGTCCAAACCTCGCAGCCATTGACTCAGCCCTTTTTTCGAGTGGCGATTGCCCCGGATACTGTCCACCTCGCCACCGGCCACGATGGCGGCAATGTGCTGATCTGGGATCTGGTCAATCTCACACCCCAAACGCGTTTGCAAACAGGCGTGAAGGGGATTGCTCATCCGTTCTTCTCGCCCGACGGCAAGTACCTCGCCGCGGGTTGCCAGGACAATGGCGACGTCGTCATCTGGAAGTTGCCCAGTGGCGAAGAAGCGGGCCGCTTTACGTTCGAGAAGGGAACCTTCCGCACCTATCTCACTCGGGGTGCTGACGACACCTTTCGCCCCGAGAAAGACCCCGCTCGCTTCAGCTTCAATCCCGATAGCAGCGCGTTCATGGTCGGCAGCTATGGTGGCATCATCCGACAAATTGAAGGTGGCCGCGAACTGATGCGGTTCGGGGAT